The Anolis carolinensis isolate JA03-04 chromosome 2, rAnoCar3.1.pri, whole genome shotgun sequence genome contains the following window.
GTGCTACTTGTAAGCAAGCATCCGCAATCCTAATAAGGACTTCATTGTAGATTTGTCTGTTTTTTTCCTCATCCATTTCAGTGTGTTCCTTGTTTATTAGATGAAAAATATCTCCTGccatgtgtgttttatatttttcccacaaCTGTGTTGGAGATGAAGGTGATCAGGAAGTCAAAATGATGAGAAACAATGCTTGAATTTGTTTTGGATGTGATGTGTGGCAGGCATCATTTATGCATTCATCCCAGTGTTGATCGTTCTCCATCAAATTCAGAGCTTGACTGACACTGCGAAATGTGTAATCCCCTTGACAGTCTTCGAGTGGAGGAATGATGTTGGTCCTTGCACATTTATACCAGTAGCATATGAAGGAAGAAGCATTCATCTTGCTTCGGATGCATGGTGTACAATCTTCCTATGGTGTTGTCTTTCAAAAAGCCTGGTTGTCTTGGAACTGGTTCTCCTCGTTTACATGGTGCAAAACTTTTCCTGCTTGTATACCATGTGTAATAATGTTGGCACCTCTGAGCAAAGCAGTGTTTTTGCAAATGGGTCTTTCTGACATAACGTGAAGAATACTGTCAAAGTTGTTGGTGGTGGATTTTGGGCTACATGTTGTATTGTTGCTTCAGTGAAATAGACTCGTCCATTTTCTAGATGTACTGCTAGGCGTACCACGGGTGGACTTCGCTCATGTATTGGAAACAATAGAATGCACCATACAGCTTCATTGCTGCTTATGTATCTTCCTGCCTGATACTGTGAGATTTCGTCAATATGTTTTGGTTCAGTTGTCTCAGTTGGTTGCATTGCGAATACTGCCATGTCACttcctttatttatgtatttgcaaaTGTACTTGATGGATTTTACAGAGTTACAGTATTCAAAGTTATGTGTGCTTtgtatgtctttttttttaataatagtttttattggtTTTGCAGTTATAGTTTACAGTGAGAATGTGTGAACCATACATTCCAAAAAAAAGGGTGGGAGAAATAGAGTGAGAGGAGAGaacagagagggggggggggagaaaagaaaagaacaaacaaaagcaaaaaaaaaaaaaaaaaggaaaaaaacaccaaACATATTCTTGGCAAGGAGAGGGAagtaaagataataataaaaaaggaaaggacaCGGAAAGTTAcataacatataaacataaacagaacaaaaacagataTAGTAATAAAATCCAAAAGATTGACTTCCATCTCTTCCACTGCTACTTTAAgaagtttgttttttacttcttttctattctttttctttccttctctctatctgcaatcgtacaatgtccatgtagttgcataagatcaataacatcagcattctatttacagcatagcatattcaaactgctacttgaccgtagctagagagctgctccatttctgtgctctccctgcaagctcagattaccaactgacaaacccagccatctgccagcaaaccgatacattgtttgaggcgtggcttgcctctgcaaaaggtCATGGGTGTTTCATCCATAATCCCAATATCTCTCAAGTTATAGATATGGATCCTTCCTTGTTTTGTGATGAATGAATACAGTAACCTCACTTTTTCATCATGGTCTATTGGTAACTTCTGTGAAACCTTGGTTCTTTGCTGCAAACCtatttattaggcttgatcgatccatgaaaaaattgattctaaactcgtttcaaaactagagggggcagtttttcgtttttgttgctaataacgaatttggcccccaaaatttttcgaaattaacgaaaattcgttattttcgaaattaattcgttaatggcggacgcgcatgcgcggtggcccaaaaacagcccgaagggggggggacttagggggctctcccgccctcattttttgagtgatcttcttcaaacttggtacagtggtagaacacatttaacactgatagctcaccaaaatgtggaacgtttcccttatcctctgatttttggcaaattttcatagcttttataataaaccattttttaataattgcagaaatctgttcctggtttgaaagtcttatttcctgttaaattgggttgtctttactgtgaaagtcattgctctactttagaaactttgtttttgtggctgaaactttgttaaattggtgtagtccctgcatatgtgtgtgtgtaaaggtatcccttgacgttaagttcagtcatgtctgactctgggggttgtgctcacctccatttctaagcccaagagccagtgttgtccatagacacctccaaggtcatgtggtcggcatgactacatggagtgccattaccttcccgccacagcggtacctattcatctactcacattggcatgttttcaagctgctaggttggcagaagctggagctaacagcgggcgctcactctgctcccgggatttgaacctgggacctttcagtctgcaagttcagcagctcaatggtctttgccttggctgccttccagatcaggcttataaccagcctattatgggccacaaattaaagaaaattcaatcccatttaagcacaacatgaacagttttgatgccaaaaccataaactctgtttattaaactctacgatccaaactttagaacaacttgcaaacaattgaaggttagaccacagtaataataaccaattctattcctttccaaaatttaaacataaaatagtatctttctttccaatagcatataaacttttcctttctttacaaaacaaaattctagacagtagccatttagaagatatttctatattttccctgcaaaggatagggctgcatccctctggagacacacatgataacccggacatgatataaggcacttatatacgttaaataaacatgatgtcattgcatatataaaagaagcatgatattaggcaattatagttgcaaataatataattaaacatgtaaaaattatacatccatacataaaagaaacatgtaaagtaactgcatatataaaacacaaaatatgatataaggcaattacagatgtcaaaggaacgtgatattacatatgtaaaaaacatgattatatgtataaaaaagcatgatacaaggtgtcaggatctaggctgctgggcaccaataaccatacactgaggccagattctatctaatatctttattaaaggaatatataaagtcaagaaaaacaagtgtagaataaagttcagaagcagacctttcaaatgaggccaaatatagtccagcagattattgtccaatatgaaatattagagtccaaagattataatccaataaccgcaacacacgctttgccaagcaaagcgttgggaaaacagcaaaagtcttgaatccaatgaagcttgacacaaggctgaaagtaacttggaacgtggctggagctgtggctaaaggcaaagcaacttgaagcatggaacaagatctgtggtaaatccgtgagacgaggacaaggcttggaactagattcaggaggcaaggaacaggattcgaagtccacacacacatgacctctctccaggagctgacgaattgactccgcaaggaatccttcgcgcaatttccctatattgggtctcgtttccccaaacagcaaggcgagcactacttctaaatttttctctcgatcctctatcagtcgtgtaagcctgttttctcccataagggggagagttcccaccaaggtcaggtttaattggttcttggactagaacttcaggcagctgccaaggctctgactccgaccggaaatctggggaaaactccatattttcctcctcatctgccacaatactgtcaggaataggactgcagggcccatgagtcatcacactaggcaactgacacatctaaaagaaacacaatataattaacctaggtacaacaaatgtgaaagaaggcaacaatatacataaaaaaacatttctggactcataaatgtagtctaagagaattgggcttccattctccaaacctgaaacaaagtgggaggaaatgtaaagagtgttaatgatgctcgaaatcaaatgttgttcttttacaaagtcaaactaaaactaagaataaatgcttcggtcttctcctgatcttcttatctcctcaccttgcgtccagccgagttacgtccgcacttgcgatacagcgacctcttcccttggctcagtgggcagtattttaaagtatgggccttttcgcccgtggcaccgcagagcggacaggtgtatttgcgcaagatggggcactccacggtgccgtccatccccttcagccggtgggacgaatagacctgcttggattccccgttgtgtttgcagaaattgcaaatctccttgttttgggaagcctggccattggcactacctttggagctcttgctgctggaactgcttccattaacccattgtgatgctgtttcaaagttgtcctcgttgaggactagctgcatgtcgtactccattgtgtcccaactctgagatggaaccgggaccttcttgcgttccgcgatgatctccgtaaccactttcgcaaggctcagatagtccttccatctgtcaaactccctgaacatggaaggggcataatgtggcacgtgcatggctgatctggagagcatggtgccaattctaccctggtgtggacacacactgaatgccacatattggaggcggagtctttgttttatatataaggggaggggttccaaacctttcacattggaccctcccatctatttttaccctcctttgccctagatttcaCCCACACATGTCTAGACATCACAGGTATTCAAGGAAGAGttgggtttttccaattttttcacttcggaggtaatgccagagtttgtcccttgaggcagtggttctcgacttgtgggtccccagatgttttggccttcaactcccagaaatcctaacagctggtaaactggctgggatttctgggacttgtaggtcaaaacacctggagatccacaggttgagaaccactgccttaagggaacgttagcagttgtggttctgtttgtccatccaagaatgagttgaatttctgccttggatgaaatagcaacattgcacatccaacgtttgccaaagtcctgaaggacggatccagtaatgatgaagcctgcaagagtgttatattgcttttgcatggcagaatagcattggactggatggtctcttctagctttatgattctatgatgtttggcgccatgactctatgattctatcattttaggattctaggacttttgggatgattctgttacttggttctttgagtctatgactttagggaccatgtttctattattccatgacttctgtgaccatatttctatgacttttgtgaccattcatgggccatctggctagtattccgggacggtaaatgatatatcggttacagcatcagatatttctggatacagtagagtctcgcttatccaacattaacgggccagcagaacgttggataagcaaatatgttggatgataaggagacattaaggaaaagccttttgaacagcaaattaggttattttacaaattaagccccaaaaaatcttgtttaacagcaaattagacagaaaaggtagttcaatacgcagtaatattacgtagtaattacgaatttagcaacaaaatatcacaatatattgaaaacattgactacaaaaataagttggataatccagaacattggataagcgagtgttggataagtgagactctactgtatattgtttttgcatggcagaatggcgttggactggatggtctcttctagctttatgattatatgatgtttggtgccatgtttctatgattctatcattttgttgtcgagcaatttagaacagtattggataccgctaactgtttctttgagtggtgttctgtggaaacacaacccgcccatcctcccccgctgatttcatgaaaataaaagaaaagaaagaataagccacatccggcaaggcccacacactgaaatactaggccggccatcgttggccggcaagcttccctgactggaagaaatagaggccgccgccccaaagaagggttctgtgcaagattgcaccaaggggtaaagaacgacagccgcgagagaagacagaggcggtgcatcgtgggaaacacgtcgaccacgtaggccgacaaggcccacacgttgaaatactaggcgtgccaccgttggccggcacgcttccctgttaggaagaaagaggggccgccgccccaaaggaggcttctgtgcaaaatcgcataaaggggtaaagaacgacagccggcgagagaagagagaggcggtgcatcgtgggaaacccgaccacgtaggccgagaggcagcaaaaagaaaagaaaagaaaagaaaagaaagaaaaaagccacaggcaacaaggcccatacattaagccgggccggccactgtttgccggcacgcatccctgagagagagagagagaaaaaaaaccagaggacaccgccccaaaggaggcttctgtgcaaaatagcataaagggctaaagaacgacagccggcgagagaagagagaggcggtacatcggggaaactcggccacgtaggccgagaggcagcaaagaccaaagaaaagacagaaaaagccaccgccaaaaaggcccacactataaaatactaggccggccaccgttggccggcacgattcccagacaggaagaaagaggggccgccgccccaaaggaggcttcggtgcaaactcgcataaaggggtaaagaacgacagccgagagagaagagagaggcggtgcatcgggggaaactcggccacgtaggccgagaggcagcaaaaagaaaagaaaagaaaagaaaagaaagaaaaaagccacaggcgacaaggcccatacattaagccgggccggccactgtttgccggcacgcatccctgagagagagagagagaaaaaaaaccagaggacaccgccccaaaggaggcttctgtgcaaaatagcataaagggctaaagaacgacagccggcgagagaagagagaggcggtacatcggggaaactcggccacgtaggccgagaggcagcaaagaccaaagaaaagacagaaaaagccaccgccaaaaaggcccacactataaaatactaggccggccaccgttggccggcacgattcccagacaggaagaaagaggggccgccgccccaaaggaggcttcggtgcaaactcgcataaaggggtaaagaacgacagccgagagagaagagagaggcggtacatcggggaaactcggccacgtaggccgagaggcagcaaagaccaaagaaaagacagaaaaagccaccgccaaaaaggcccacactataaaatactaggccggccaccgttggccggcacgattcccagacaggaagaaagaggggacgccgccccaaaggaggcttcggtgcaaactcgcataaaggggtaaagaacgacagccgagagagaagagagaggcggtgcatcgggggaaactcggccacgtaggccgagaggcagcaaagaccaaagaaaagacagaaaaagccaccgccaaaaaggcccacactttaaaatactaggccggccaccgttggccggcacccttcccagagaaagagagagaagaacaaaaaaaaggaaatgtgggcccaagcccctcagacccggggggccggccaccgttggccggccccacgcccacatgccgcaacccacggggaagggcaggctttcttcacgtctgcttgcaaaatgtgggcccaagcccctcagacccggggggccggccaccgttggccggccccacgcccacaccgctgaacccacagggggaagggcatgctttcttcacgtctgcttgcaaaatgtgggcccaagcccctcagacccggggggccggccaccgttggccggccccacgcccacaccgctgaacacacagggggaagggcatgctttcttcacgtctgctttcaaaatgtgggcccaagcccatcagacccggggggccggccaccgttggccggccccacgcccacaccgctgaacccagagggggaagggcatgctttcttcacgtctgctttcaaaatgtgggcccaagcccctcagacccggggggccggccaccgttggccggccccacgcccacaccgctgaacccagagggggaagggcatgctttcttcacgtctgctttcaaaatgtgggcccaagcccatcagacccggggggccggccaccgttggccggccccacgcccacacaccacaacccatgacacaaagatacactccataacagcaaaccgtctagcctctggaaaaatctagccatttctgtagtcaatgattccattatattgtgatattttgcagctaaatacataaagtaagcaatagcaacatatcatttcagcatatagaacgacttcttatgtctccttggttgtataacatgcatttatggtgctttatttggaaaataataacctgatatgatgtgttatatgcttttcttcaacaagtccaatccaagaaatttgcttatttcagcactggtaggcccgttcggctttgatcagtgagactcttctgtgttcatgttgggtcaataagacataagatataactgaagtcacagtcagcatacagcattaccagcttaaaaaacagtggtgtaaaaacacggctctagtccgaggactgaagaggaggtagtttgacagttaaaaaactatacagtgcgaaatactattggcctgtcaagctattcttaaataggctacaaacgaccacacagacctataatgctttttggaggaggaaggttttaaggctctgatgttaggcacatgtttccatgcagttccactgcaggtaagactagtgtgttcttcaggggttattaaagttctcctgcagatgacctggatagagggaaatgacttcagttggtatacatacagtttaagtaaacttgaggaagtacaattatgaaagatatagtgtgtaatggagtagaaagtaattcaaagtagaaacaaagcagaaatgttgattccaaaggaaacatgaaggcattattaagtaattgtttttaatagcaaaagagattctgagtggattgattctctacttcttactctgcgtaagattatcatcacatgctctcgactacacccgcacaaggcaatggtacagtaaaagaagacaattttgagaagtggtaaaggccaaggtgtcccacttctttcagtgattccgcgtgcgcggccagagggcgaggggaaccaaaggcggccgttctgccgccacatcgttgagtacacttccttttaaggtgaatgggacactgtcccacagtctgtgatcactccaccctcgttattaccaacagaccagcaagaaacagtttccacgagacggaacttgcgcccactccttgaaagcagccgcaaaggcacacgccctgacgggcaatcggcaacgtccgtgtgcgcggacagtgggcaaggggaaccaaaggcggccgttccgcagcaacagcgtcaatcacaacctctcagggtgatgggagactgtaccactgtctttgatcgttccaccctcttctatcgttttacccaaaggccagcaaaaggcagttcccactctgggtaacctgcgcccacacattgcaagcagccgcaaaggaacacgccctgaagggggaagggcatatacctctagagtctggcgtcacgtagtccgagaggcagcaaaaagaaaagaaaagtaagggaaaaaaacaaagggcagcaaagaccccaccctgagccagccggccacagttggccggcatgcatcccggagaattcggcacggccctcccacaaagttttttgtttttgcgacttaagcctctacccacagcaacactccaccaccccaggggaaggccgtgtacctcttctatcgtcctgccaacaagccagcaaaaggcagttcccactctgggtaacctgcgcccacacattgcaagcagccgcaaaggaacacgccctgaagggggaagggcatatacctctagagtctggcgtcacgtagtccgagaggcagcaaaaagaaaagaaaagtaaggggaaaaaacaaagggcagcaaagaccccaccctgagccagccggccacagttggccggcatgcatcccggagaattcggcacggccctcccacaaagttttttgtttttgcgacttaagcctctacccacagcaacactccaccaccccaggggaaggccgtgtacctcttctatcgtcctgccaacaagccagcaaacggcagttcccactctgggtaacctgcgcccacacattgcaagcagccgcaaaggaacacgccctgaagggggaagggcatatacctctagagtctggcgtcacgtagtccgagaggcagcaaaaagaaaagaaaagtaagggaaaaaaacaaagggcagcaaagaccccaccctgagccagccggccacagttggccggcatgcatcccggagaattcggcacggccctcccacaaagttttttgtttttgcgacttaag
Protein-coding sequences here:
- the LOC134296813 gene encoding nanos homolog 2-like, producing MGGSNVKGLEPLPLYIKQRLRLQYVAFSVCPHQGRIGTMLSRSAMHVPHYAPSMFREFDRWKDYLSLAKVVTEIIAERKKVPVPSQSWDTMEYDMQLVLNEDNFETASQWVNGSSSSSKSSKGSANGQASQNKEICNFCKHNGESKQVYSSHRLKGMDGTVECPILRKYTCPLCGATGEKAHTLKYCPLSQGKRSLYRKCGRNSAGRKVWRMEAQFS